From Juglans regia cultivar Chandler chromosome 8, Walnut 2.0, whole genome shotgun sequence, the proteins below share one genomic window:
- the LOC108994503 gene encoding U1 small nuclear ribonucleoprotein C-like yields MPRYYCDYCDTYLTHDSPSVRKQHNAGYKHKANVRTYYQQFEEQQTQSLIDQRIKEHLGQAAAFQQVGAAFNQHLMGQRPRLPVLPTPMMPQLPGNSPLLPGIRPPVLPRPVPGAPGYASSPTMAPMMAPPGAPSLPGQLNAIPRPPLSATTVPGSTAATASNGAPPMATLPFYQANPVVSTSGGYDSLNSNAQAPEANH; encoded by the exons CCATCTGTAAGAAAGCAGCACAATGCAGGTTACAAGCATAAG GCAAATGTTCGGACATACTATCAGCAATTTGAGGAACAACAGACACAAAGCTTGATCGACCAGAGGATTAAAGAACATCTTGGGCAAGCTGCAGCATTTCAGCAGGTTGGTGCTGCTTTTAATCAGCATCTAATGGGTCAGAGGCCCCGACTTCCTGTTCTCCCTACACCCATGATGCCACAGTTACCTGGAAATTCACCGCTACTCCCAGGGATTAGGCCTCCTGTTTTGCCCAGACCAGTTCCTGGAGCTCCAG GGTATGCATCTTCTCCTACAATGGCGCCTATGATGGCTCCACCTGGTGCTCCTTCCTTACCTGGTCAGTTGAATGCCATTCCTAGGCCTCCTCTGAGTGCAACAACGGTTCCTGGAAGCACAGCAGCAACCGCTTCCAATGGTGCCCCGCCTATGGCAACACTGCCATTTTATCAGGCCAATCCAGTGGTATCAACAAGTGGAGGCTATGATAGTCTCAATTCCAATGCCCAAGCTCCTGAGGCTAACCATTAG